Proteins from a genomic interval of Arachis hypogaea cultivar Tifrunner chromosome 10, arahy.Tifrunner.gnm2.J5K5, whole genome shotgun sequence:
- the LOC140175901 gene encoding UDP-glycosyltransferase 83A1-like isoform X4, with translation MMSTPTVLVLPAPGQGHVNPMMILSHKLVDHGCNIIFVNSDFNHKRVVRSMDNNNGSSSPIKLVSISDGLGPEHDRVDLGELCDSMLRTMPSELEKLIEDLQLNEGIKVTCVVADVFMGWALEVARKVGIKGAFFWPAAASVFVLQYNASNLVADAILDSDGSTIP, from the exons ATGATGAGCACCCCAACAGTGCTAGTTCTACCAGCTCCAGGTCAAGGGCATGTAAACCCCATGATGATCCTTTCACATAAGCTGGTTGATCATGGATGCAATATCATCTTTGTCAACTCAGACTTCAACCATAAGAGAGTCGTCAGATCCATGGACAACAACAATGGATCATCTTCACCAATCAAATTGGTGTCAATCTCAGATGGGTTGGGACCTGAACATGACAGAGTCGATCTAGGAGAGTTATGTGACTCCATGTTGAGGACCATGCCTTCAGAGCTTGAGAAGCTGATAGAAgatcttcaattgaatgagggcATTAAAGTAACTTGCGTTGTTGCTGATGTGTTCATGGGTTGGGCTTTGGAAGTTGCAAGGAAAGTGGGAATCAAAGGTGCATTCTTTTGGCCTGCGGCAGCATCAGTGTTTGTGTTGCAGTATAACGCCTCCAACCTTGTTGCTGATGCCATCTTAGACTCTGATG GTTCGACCATCCCTTGA
- the LOC140175901 gene encoding UDP-glycosyltransferase 83A1-like isoform X3, whose amino-acid sequence MMSTPTVLVLPAPGQGHVNPMMILSHKLVDHGCNIIFVNSDFNHKRVVRSMDNNNGSSSPIKLVSISDGLGPEHDRVDLGELCDSMLRTMPSELEKLIEDLQLNEGIKVTCVVADVFMGWALEVARKVGIKGAFFWPAAASVFVLQYNASNLVADAILDSDGGTLLSRCMQT is encoded by the exons ATGATGAGCACCCCAACAGTGCTAGTTCTACCAGCTCCAGGTCAAGGGCATGTAAACCCCATGATGATCCTTTCACATAAGCTGGTTGATCATGGATGCAATATCATCTTTGTCAACTCAGACTTCAACCATAAGAGAGTCGTCAGATCCATGGACAACAACAATGGATCATCTTCACCAATCAAATTGGTGTCAATCTCAGATGGGTTGGGACCTGAACATGACAGAGTCGATCTAGGAGAGTTATGTGACTCCATGTTGAGGACCATGCCTTCAGAGCTTGAGAAGCTGATAGAAgatcttcaattgaatgagggcATTAAAGTAACTTGCGTTGTTGCTGATGTGTTCATGGGTTGGGCTTTGGAAGTTGCAAGGAAAGTGGGAATCAAAGGTGCATTCTTTTGGCCTGCGGCAGCATCAGTGTTTGTGTTGCAGTATAACGCCTCCAACCTTGTTGCTGATGCCATCTTAGACTCTGATG gtgggACTCTTTTGAGtcgatgtatgcaaacataa
- the LOC140175901 gene encoding UDP-glycosyltransferase 83A1-like isoform X1 codes for MMSTPTVLVLPAPGQGHVNPMMILSHKLVDHGCNIIFVNSDFNHKRVVRSMDNNNGSSSPIKLVSISDGLGPEHDRVDLGELCDSMLRTMPSELEKLIEDLQLNEGIKVTCVVADVFMGWALEVARKVGIKGAFFWPAAASVFVLQYNASNLVADAILDSDAISISSLLSPKILTEKGRNLLVFSVADSTANDPEQARHVYKFLM; via the exons ATGATGAGCACCCCAACAGTGCTAGTTCTACCAGCTCCAGGTCAAGGGCATGTAAACCCCATGATGATCCTTTCACATAAGCTGGTTGATCATGGATGCAATATCATCTTTGTCAACTCAGACTTCAACCATAAGAGAGTCGTCAGATCCATGGACAACAACAATGGATCATCTTCACCAATCAAATTGGTGTCAATCTCAGATGGGTTGGGACCTGAACATGACAGAGTCGATCTAGGAGAGTTATGTGACTCCATGTTGAGGACCATGCCTTCAGAGCTTGAGAAGCTGATAGAAgatcttcaattgaatgagggcATTAAAGTAACTTGCGTTGTTGCTGATGTGTTCATGGGTTGGGCTTTGGAAGTTGCAAGGAAAGTGGGAATCAAAGGTGCATTCTTTTGGCCTGCGGCAGCATCAGTGTTTGTGTTGCAGTATAACGCCTCCAACCTTGTTGCTGATGCCATCTTAGACTCTGATG CAATCTCCatctcctctctcctctctcctaaAATTTTAACCGAGAAGGGAAGGAATCTTCTGGTCTTTTCCGTCGCCGACAGCACCGCCAATGATCCCGAACAAGCAAGGCACGTTTACAAGTTTCTAATGTAA
- the LOC140175901 gene encoding UDP-glycosyltransferase 83A1-like isoform X6, translating to MMSTPTVLVLPAPGQGHVNPMMILSHKLVDHGCNIIFVNSDFNHKRVVRSMDNNNGSSSPIKLVSISDGLGPEHDRVDLGELCDSMLRTMPSELEKLIEDLQLNEGIKVTCVVADVFMGWALEVARKVGIKGAFFWPAAASVFVLQYNASNLVADAILDSDE from the coding sequence ATGATGAGCACCCCAACAGTGCTAGTTCTACCAGCTCCAGGTCAAGGGCATGTAAACCCCATGATGATCCTTTCACATAAGCTGGTTGATCATGGATGCAATATCATCTTTGTCAACTCAGACTTCAACCATAAGAGAGTCGTCAGATCCATGGACAACAACAATGGATCATCTTCACCAATCAAATTGGTGTCAATCTCAGATGGGTTGGGACCTGAACATGACAGAGTCGATCTAGGAGAGTTATGTGACTCCATGTTGAGGACCATGCCTTCAGAGCTTGAGAAGCTGATAGAAgatcttcaattgaatgagggcATTAAAGTAACTTGCGTTGTTGCTGATGTGTTCATGGGTTGGGCTTTGGAAGTTGCAAGGAAAGTGGGAATCAAAGGTGCATTCTTTTGGCCTGCGGCAGCATCAGTGTTTGTGTTGCAGTATAACGCCTCCAACCTTGTTGCTGATGCCATCTTAGACTCTGATG
- the LOC140175901 gene encoding UDP-glycosyltransferase 83A1-like isoform X2, whose protein sequence is MMSTPTVLVLPAPGQGHVNPMMILSHKLVDHGCNIIFVNSDFNHKRVVRSMDNNNGSSSPIKLVSISDGLGPEHDRVDLGELCDSMLRTMPSELEKLIEDLQLNEGIKVTCVVADVFMGWALEVARKVGIKGAFFWPAAASVFVLQYNASNLVADAILDSDEFSIKRYSNWK, encoded by the coding sequence ATGATGAGCACCCCAACAGTGCTAGTTCTACCAGCTCCAGGTCAAGGGCATGTAAACCCCATGATGATCCTTTCACATAAGCTGGTTGATCATGGATGCAATATCATCTTTGTCAACTCAGACTTCAACCATAAGAGAGTCGTCAGATCCATGGACAACAACAATGGATCATCTTCACCAATCAAATTGGTGTCAATCTCAGATGGGTTGGGACCTGAACATGACAGAGTCGATCTAGGAGAGTTATGTGACTCCATGTTGAGGACCATGCCTTCAGAGCTTGAGAAGCTGATAGAAgatcttcaattgaatgagggcATTAAAGTAACTTGCGTTGTTGCTGATGTGTTCATGGGTTGGGCTTTGGAAGTTGCAAGGAAAGTGGGAATCAAAGGTGCATTCTTTTGGCCTGCGGCAGCATCAGTGTTTGTGTTGCAGTATAACGCCTCCAACCTTGTTGCTGATGCCATCTTAGACTCTGATG
- the LOC140175901 gene encoding UDP-glycosyltransferase 83A1-like isoform X5, producing the protein MMSTPTVLVLPAPGQGHVNPMMILSHKLVDHGCNIIFVNSDFNHKRVVRSMDNNNGSSSPIKLVSISDGLGPEHDRVDLGELCDSMLRTMPSELEKLIEDLQLNEGIKVTCVVADVFMGWALEVARKVGIKGAFFWPAAASVFVLQYNASNLVADAILDSDAE; encoded by the coding sequence ATGATGAGCACCCCAACAGTGCTAGTTCTACCAGCTCCAGGTCAAGGGCATGTAAACCCCATGATGATCCTTTCACATAAGCTGGTTGATCATGGATGCAATATCATCTTTGTCAACTCAGACTTCAACCATAAGAGAGTCGTCAGATCCATGGACAACAACAATGGATCATCTTCACCAATCAAATTGGTGTCAATCTCAGATGGGTTGGGACCTGAACATGACAGAGTCGATCTAGGAGAGTTATGTGACTCCATGTTGAGGACCATGCCTTCAGAGCTTGAGAAGCTGATAGAAgatcttcaattgaatgagggcATTAAAGTAACTTGCGTTGTTGCTGATGTGTTCATGGGTTGGGCTTTGGAAGTTGCAAGGAAAGTGGGAATCAAAGGTGCATTCTTTTGGCCTGCGGCAGCATCAGTGTTTGTGTTGCAGTATAACGCCTCCAACCTTGTTGCTGATGCCATCTTAGACTCTGATG
- the LOC112716487 gene encoding mitogen-activated protein kinase 9, giving the protein MDPHKKGSTEAEFFTEYGEASRYQIHEVIGKGSYGVVGSALDTHTGEKVAIKKINDVFEHVSDATRILREIKLLRLLRHLDIVEIKHIMLPPSRQEFKDIYVVFELIESDLHQVIKANDDLIPEHHQFFLYQLLRGLKYIHTANVFHRDLKPKNILANADCKLKICDFGLARVIFNDAPSAIFWTDYVATRWYRAPEFCGSFFSKYTPAIDIWSIGCIFAEMLNGKPLFLGKNVVHQLDLMTDLLGSPPPESIARVAANYVAMVLSGQVFDRKRSERLMQKRRGKSSRRRE; this is encoded by the exons ATGGATCCCCACAAAAAG GGTTCTACAGAAGCTGAGTTTTTCACTGAGTATGGAGAGGCAAGCCGATACCAAATCCACGAAGTCATCGGGAAAGGAAGTTATGGTGTCGTGGGCTCTGCCCTTGACACTCATACTGGGGAAAAAGTTGCAATCAAGAAAATCAATGATGTTTTTGAACATGTATCGGATGCTACAAGAATCCTAAGAGAAATTAAGCTCCTGCGCTTGCTTCGCCATCTTGATATAGTAGAAATTAAACATATTATGCTTCCTCCTTCCCGTCAAGAGTTCAAGGATATCTACGTTGTCTTTGAGTTGATTGAATCTGACCTTCATCAAGTAATCAAGGCAAACGATGATCTTATACCTGAGCATCACCAATTTTTCTTGTACCAACTTCTTCGAGGCCTCAAATATATACATACAG CAAATGTTTTTCATCGTGACTTAAAGCCCAAAAATATTCTTGCCAATGCTGATTGCAAACTAAAGATATGTGATTTTGGACTTGCTCGAGTTATTTTTAATGATGCTCCATCAGCTATATTCTGGACT GACTATGTTGCAACTCGGTGGTACCGGGCACCTGAATTTTGTGGTTCTTTTTTCTCTAAA TATACCCCTGCAATTGATATCTGGAGCATTGGATGCATATTTGCAGAAATGCTCAATGGAAAGCCATTGTTTTTGGGTAAAAATGTGGTGCACCAATTGGATCTCATGACCGATTTGCTTGGCAGTCCTCCACCTGAGTCCATTGCAAGG GTAGCAGCTAATTATGTAGCAATGGTTCTTTCCGGACAAGTATTTGATAG GAAAAGAAGCGAAAGATTAAtgcagaaaagaagaggaaagagCTCGAGAAGGAGAGAGTGA